A stretch of the Rosa rugosa chromosome 5, drRosRugo1.1, whole genome shotgun sequence genome encodes the following:
- the LOC133710729 gene encoding hydroxyethylthiazole kinase, with product MESNKEEQAEATLWARKSWALLSAVRSQSPLIQCITNFVSMDLMANTLLSAGASPAMLHTLEEIPDFTPQVHALCLNVGTLSADWLPAMKLAAQLARKSGKPWVIDPVAAGASGFRLKACLELVELKPTVIRGNASEIIALANASVGPTKGVDSSHESTDAVESAKSLARASGAVVAVSGAVDIVTDGERVVGAHNGVAMMTKITATGCSVTALIAAFIAVDQTHVLEATAAALSLFGIAGEMGMEMANGPATLRIHLIDSLHGLDEERVLSRVKITSLL from the exons ATGGAAAGCAACAAGGAAGAACAAGCAGAGGCAACCCTCTGGGCCCGGAAGTCGTGGGCCCTACTCTCCGCCGTCCGATCCCAGTCGCCGCTGATCCAATGCATCACAAACTTCGTGTCAATGGATCTGATGGCCAACACTCTCTTATCCGCCGGTGCATCACCGGCCATGCTCCACACCCTCGAAGAAATCCCGGACTTCACGCCTCAGGTCCACGCGCTCTGCCTCAACGTCGGCACACTCTCCGCCGACTGGTTGCCGGCCATGAAGCTCGCCGCCCAACTGGCACGCAAGTCCGGTAAGCCCTGGGTTATCGACCCTGTCGCCGCCGGCGCTTCCGGTTTCCGGTTGAAGGCTTGTTTGGAGCTTGTGGAGCTTAAGCCGACTGTTATACGAGGAAATGCTTCCGAGATTATCGCCCTCGCCAACGCTTCTGTGGGACCCACTAAG GGTGTAGACAGTTCCCATGAGTCCACGGATGCAGTGGAATCGGCAAAGTCATTGGCTCGAGCCAGCGGTGCCGTTGTTGCAGTTTCCGGAGCTGTGGACATTGTCACCGATGGGGAGAGAGTTGTTGGTGCTCATAATGGGGTTGCCATGATGACAAAGATTACGGCAACAGGGTGTTCTGTCACTGCTCTCATTGCTGCTTTTATTGCTGTTGATCAAACACATGTACTGGAAGCTACAGCTGCGGCGTTATCCTTATTTGGGATTGCGGGAGAGATGGGAATGGAAATGGCGAATGGTCCAGCAACCTTGAGGATTCACTTGATAGATTCACTTCACGGACTGGATGAAGAGCGTGTGCTTTCTCGTGTTAAAATCACCAGCTTGTTGTGA